The following coding sequences are from one Apodemus sylvaticus chromosome X, mApoSyl1.1, whole genome shotgun sequence window:
- the Rab39b gene encoding ras-related protein Rab-39B: MEAIWLYQFRLIVIGDSTVGKSCLIRRFTEGRFAQVSDPTVGVDFFSRLVEIEPGKRIKLQIWDTAGQERFRSITRAYYRNSVGGLLLFDITNRRSFQNVHEWLEETKVHVQPYQIVFVLVGHKCDLDTQRQVTRHEAEKLAAAYGMKYIETSARDAINVEKAFTDLTRDIYELVKRGEITIQEGWEGVKSGFVPNVVHSSEEVIKSERRCLC, translated from the exons ATGGAGGCCATCTGGCTGTACCAGTTCCGGCTCATTGTCATCGGCGATTCTACGGTGGGCAAGTCCTGCCTGATCCGCCGCTTCACCGAGGGCCGCTTTGCTCAGGTTTCAGATCCCACCGTGGGGGTAGATTTTTTCTCCCGCTTGGTGGAGATCGAGCCAGGAAAACGCATCAAGCTCCAGATCTGGGATACAGCGGGTCAAGAGAGGTTCAG ATCCATCACTCGCGCCTACTACAGGAATTCAGTAGGTGGTCTTCTCTTATTTGACATTACCAACCGCAGGTCCTTCCAGAATGTCCATGAGTGGTTAGAAGAGACCAAAGTACACGTTCAGCCCTACCAAATTGTATTTGTTCTGGTGGGTCACAAGTGTGACCTGGATACACAGAGGCAAGTGACTCGACACGAGGCTGAGAAACTGGCTGCTGCATACGGCATGAAGTACATTGAGACGTCAGCCCGAGATGCCATTAATGTGGAGAAAGCCTTCACAGACCTGACAAGAGACATATATGAGCTGGTTAAAAGGGGGGAGATTACAATCCAGGAGGGTTGGGAAGGGGTGAAGAGTGGATTTGTACCAAATGTTGTTCATTCTTCAGAAGAGGTTATCAAATCAGAGAGGAGATGTTTGTGCTAG